A genome region from Nycticebus coucang isolate mNycCou1 chromosome 4, mNycCou1.pri, whole genome shotgun sequence includes the following:
- the ARL6IP4 gene encoding ADP-ribosylation factor-like protein 6-interacting protein 4 isoform X1 — protein MQPLWPLEFATSALLGADVGKTGRLSLYVAHSLMELRGRQAGGAAKRRLEGRGGAAVAPLGAVWGEGAASARQALRDRRARRSLSNQLQAWALPRVGLESEASMPSSNLEHRNERQQLLVFQPDSLPCTAGAGTRLGPASSRGARGTMAHVGSRKRSRSRSRSRGRGSEKRRKKSSRDASRSCAASGSQGRKASTTPGADERSKHKARRRPRSSSSSSSSSSSSSSSSSSSHPSSSNGRKKRGKHKDKKRKKKKKRKKLKKKGKEKAEAQQAEALPGPSLDQWHRSAGEEEDGPVLTDEQKSRIQAMKPMTKEEWDARQSVIRKVVDPETGRTRLIKGDGEVLEEIVTKERHREINKQATRGDGLAFQMRAGLLP, from the exons ATGCAGCCCCTGTGGCCGCTTGAGTTTGCGACCTCTGCATTACTGGGTGCGGACGTTGGAAAGACGGGACGTCTCAGCCTGTATGTAGCTCACAGTCTGATGGAACTGAGAGGTCGGCAGGCAGGCGGGGCAGCAAAGCGGCGGCTAGAGGGTAGGGGCGGTGCTGCGGTCGCGCCCCTAGGGGCTGTCTGGGGAGAGGGCGCAGCTTCAGCAAGACAGGCGTTGAGAGACCGGAGAGCGCGGCGGAGTCTGAGCAACCAGCTGCAGGCGTGGGCATTGCCTCGCGTCGGCCTAGAGTCAGAAGCCAGTATGCCCAGCTCGAACCTGGAGCATCGGAACGAAAGGCAGCAGCTCCTCGTTTTCCAGCCGGACAGCCTCCCGTGCACCGCCGGGGCGGGAACCCGCCTTGGTCCCGCTTCCTCACGCGGAG CCCGCGGCACTATGGCTCACGTCGGCTCTCGGAAGCGCTCGCGGAGTCGCAGCCGGTCCCGAGGGCGAGGGtcggaaaaaagaaggaagaagagtagTAGGGACGCCTCGAGGAGCTGTGCAGCCTCTGGATCCCAAGGTCGCAAGGCCAGCACTACCCCCGGGGCGGACG AGAGAAGCAAACACAAGGCCCGGAGGAGACCACGatccagctcctcctcctcttcttccagtTCTTCTAGCtcgtcttcctcctcctcctcccacccttcctccaGCAATGGCCGGAAGAAGCGCGGGAAGCACAAAgacaagaagaggaagaagaaaaagaaaaggaagaagctaAAGAAGAAAGGCAAGGAAAAGGCAGAAGCCCAGCAGGCCGAGGCTCTGCCAGGCCCCTCGCTGGACCAGTGGCACAGATCGGCTGGGGAGGAAGAGGATGGTCCAG TGCTGACAGATGAGCAGAAGTCCCGCATTCAGGCCATGAAGCCCATGACCAAGGAGGAATGGGATGCCCGTCAGAGTGTCATCCGCAAGGTGGTGGACCCCGAGACAGGACGAACCAG gcTCATCAAGGGAGATGGCGAGGTCTTAGAGGAAATTGTAACCAAAGAACGACACAGAGAGATCAACAAG CAAGCCACCCGAGGGGACGGCCTGGCCTTCCAGATGCGAGCTGGGCTGCTCCCCTGA
- the ARL6IP4 gene encoding ADP-ribosylation factor-like protein 6-interacting protein 4 isoform X2 encodes MAHVGSRKRSRSRSRSRGRGSEKRRKKSSRDASRSCAASGSQGRKASTTPGADERSKHKARRRPRSSSSSSSSSSSSSSSSSSSHPSSSNGRKKRGKHKDKKRKKKKKRKKLKKKGKEKAEAQQAEALPGPSLDQWHRSAGEEEDGPVLTDEQKSRIQAMKPMTKEEWDARQSVIRKVVDPETGRTRLIKGDGEVLEEIVTKERHREINKQATRGDGLAFQMRAGLLP; translated from the exons ATGGCTCACGTCGGCTCTCGGAAGCGCTCGCGGAGTCGCAGCCGGTCCCGAGGGCGAGGGtcggaaaaaagaaggaagaagagtagTAGGGACGCCTCGAGGAGCTGTGCAGCCTCTGGATCCCAAGGTCGCAAGGCCAGCACTACCCCCGGGGCGGACG AGAGAAGCAAACACAAGGCCCGGAGGAGACCACGatccagctcctcctcctcttcttccagtTCTTCTAGCtcgtcttcctcctcctcctcccacccttcctccaGCAATGGCCGGAAGAAGCGCGGGAAGCACAAAgacaagaagaggaagaagaaaaagaaaaggaagaagctaAAGAAGAAAGGCAAGGAAAAGGCAGAAGCCCAGCAGGCCGAGGCTCTGCCAGGCCCCTCGCTGGACCAGTGGCACAGATCGGCTGGGGAGGAAGAGGATGGTCCAG TGCTGACAGATGAGCAGAAGTCCCGCATTCAGGCCATGAAGCCCATGACCAAGGAGGAATGGGATGCCCGTCAGAGTGTCATCCGCAAGGTGGTGGACCCCGAGACAGGACGAACCAG gcTCATCAAGGGAGATGGCGAGGTCTTAGAGGAAATTGTAACCAAAGAACGACACAGAGAGATCAACAAG CAAGCCACCCGAGGGGACGGCCTGGCCTTCCAGATGCGAGCTGGGCTGCTCCCCTGA